The following proteins come from a genomic window of Gemmatimonas sp.:
- a CDS encoding RNA polymerase sigma-70 factor, whose translation MTDAETFDATVRALHSRLAAAAYMIVRDKAAAEDIVQDALLATWRRRDSLGVPEGLAAYLFQACRNRALNHLRNQRRRDRTMAADPEATMNVAAPASSADQTIMATDLRRALDDAIATLAPGARDVFLLSRERGLSYSEIATLRDISVKTVETQMSRALRALRQRLQAWQP comes from the coding sequence GTGACAGACGCCGAGACCTTCGACGCGACGGTGCGGGCCCTGCACTCGCGGCTCGCGGCGGCCGCGTACATGATCGTGCGCGACAAGGCGGCGGCCGAGGACATCGTCCAGGACGCACTCCTGGCCACCTGGCGGCGGCGCGATTCCCTGGGTGTGCCGGAAGGCCTGGCCGCGTATCTGTTCCAGGCATGTCGGAACCGGGCACTCAACCATCTGCGCAATCAACGCCGACGTGACCGCACAATGGCGGCCGATCCCGAGGCAACGATGAACGTCGCCGCACCGGCATCCAGCGCAGATCAGACGATCATGGCGACCGACCTGCGCCGGGCGTTGGACGACGCCATCGCCACCCTCGCGCCGGGCGCGCGCGACGTCTTCCTCCTGAGCCGTGAGCGCGGTCTCTCGTACTCCGAAATCGCAACCCTCCGGGACATCTCCGTCAAGACGGTGGAAACCCAGATGAGCCGCGCGTTACGCGCGCTACGCCAGCGGTTGCAGGCATGGCAGCCGTGA
- a CDS encoding serine hydrolase domain-containing protein gives MSPSALLTAALLGLAATAGAQSSIAPPPAFDDPDRVGKLTRAIPAVDSVMRTFMERTRAPGIAYGLVVDGRLLHVAAHGLREVPSGARVDTSTVFRIASMTKSFTALAILQLRDAGRLQLDDPAEKYVPELRSLRYATSDAPRITIRHLLTHAAGFPEDNPWGDQQLDATEADLSRLMRAGIPFANVSGVAYEYSNFGFAMLGRIVVNVSGVPYARYITDRVLHPLGMTSTTMEAREVPAARLAHGYRLQDGQWLEEPPLPDGSFGAMGGMLTSSADLSRWVGLMLSAWPARDGAESPVLKRSSLREMQQLWRSAGATAARTPGGALSLNAGGYAYGLRMSQNCEFAHIVAHSGGLPGFGSQMRWLPEYGVGIIALGNLTYTGWNTPIDEAFAALKRSGGLVPRTVRPAPVLTTMREQVTRLVTAGWSAPLADSIAAMNLYRDESQSRRAAELARQVRAAGGNCRPDSEMWVENALRGEWKLACASGNLRVRITLAPTTPARVQYLAVTPMRPGEQIGPAPTCRP, from the coding sequence ATGTCGCCCTCCGCCCTGCTGACCGCCGCCCTGCTCGGCCTCGCCGCCACCGCCGGCGCGCAGTCCAGCATTGCGCCGCCCCCCGCCTTCGACGATCCCGATCGCGTGGGTAAACTCACGCGCGCCATCCCGGCGGTCGACAGCGTCATGCGCACGTTCATGGAGCGCACCCGCGCGCCCGGCATTGCCTATGGCCTCGTCGTCGATGGCCGACTGCTGCACGTGGCGGCGCATGGGCTGCGCGAGGTACCCAGTGGCGCGCGGGTGGACACCAGCACGGTGTTCCGCATTGCCAGCATGACCAAGAGCTTCACCGCGCTCGCCATTCTCCAGCTGCGCGACGCGGGCCGCCTGCAGCTCGACGACCCGGCCGAGAAGTACGTCCCGGAGCTGCGATCGCTGCGCTACGCCACCAGCGACGCGCCCCGCATCACCATCCGGCACCTGCTCACGCACGCGGCCGGCTTCCCCGAGGACAACCCCTGGGGTGACCAGCAGCTCGACGCGACCGAGGCCGATCTCTCGCGCCTCATGCGTGCTGGCATTCCCTTCGCGAATGTCTCGGGCGTTGCCTACGAGTACAGCAACTTCGGCTTCGCCATGCTCGGGCGTATCGTCGTGAACGTGAGCGGCGTGCCCTACGCCCGGTACATCACGGACCGGGTGCTGCATCCCCTCGGCATGACCAGCACCACCATGGAAGCGCGTGAGGTGCCCGCCGCACGGCTGGCGCACGGGTATCGCCTGCAGGACGGCCAGTGGCTCGAGGAGCCGCCGCTCCCCGACGGCTCCTTCGGTGCCATGGGCGGCATGCTCACCAGCAGCGCCGATCTGTCGCGCTGGGTGGGGCTCATGCTGAGTGCGTGGCCGGCCCGCGATGGTGCCGAATCGCCGGTGCTCAAGCGCTCGTCGCTGCGCGAGATGCAGCAGCTCTGGCGCTCCGCCGGCGCCACGGCGGCCCGTACGCCCGGCGGCGCGCTGTCGCTCAACGCCGGCGGCTATGCCTACGGCTTGCGCATGTCGCAGAACTGCGAGTTCGCGCACATCGTGGCGCACAGCGGTGGCCTGCCCGGCTTCGGCTCGCAGATGCGCTGGCTCCCCGAGTACGGCGTGGGCATCATCGCGTTGGGCAACCTCACCTACACCGGCTGGAACACGCCCATCGACGAGGCGTTCGCGGCGCTCAAGCGCAGCGGAGGGCTCGTGCCGCGCACCGTGCGGCCGGCACCGGTGCTCACCACCATGCGCGAGCAGGTCACGCGGCTCGTCACCGCCGGCTGGAGCGCGCCGCTGGCCGACAGCATCGCGGCCATGAACCTGTACCGCGACGAAAGCCAATCGCGTCGCGCGGCCGAGCTGGCGCGCCAGGTCCGTGCGGCCGGCGGCAACTGCCGCCCCGACAGCGAGATGTGGGTGGAGAACGCGTTGCGCGGCGAGTGGAAGCTGGCGTGCGCCAGCGGCAATCTCCGCGTGCGCATCACCCTGGCCCCCACCACCCCGGCCCGCGTGCAGTATCTCGCGGTCACCCCCATGCGCCCCGGCGAGCAGATCGGCCCCGCGCCCACCTGTCGGCCCTGA
- a CDS encoding Trm112 family protein, translating into MSLAPELLRILVCPKSKAPLEYHAGPPEVLVCRESKLVYTVQDGIPVMLIEEAKPLDEAVYPPAPLTP; encoded by the coding sequence ATGAGTCTCGCCCCGGAACTCCTTCGCATTCTCGTGTGCCCCAAGAGCAAGGCCCCGCTGGAGTACCACGCCGGCCCGCCGGAGGTGCTGGTGTGTCGTGAGAGCAAGCTGGTGTACACGGTGCAGGACGGCATTCCGGTGATGCTCATTGAGGAGGCGAAGCCGCTCGACGAGGCGGTGTATCCGCCGGCACCGTTGACCCCGTGA
- a CDS encoding saccharopine dehydrogenase NADP-binding domain-containing protein, whose product MLLIYGANGFTGQLIVEECVRRGLRPIVAGRNAEAVRALAAHHQLEARVAPLSRHLSPDLPRLTPPDPLPPPPSDELRAILAGVHVVLHCAGPFFRTSGPMVQACLEVGAHYLDITGEITVFEACRHQHTAARQRGVVILPGVGFDVVPTDCLAARLAAQLPGASLLELAFAGGGGFSRGTLKTMLLGGRDGAIRQDGRIVTVPRAWRTQRIPFRDRPRTAITIPWGDVSTAQWSTKIPNVHTYLALPPATRRLLPLMSLLQPLLALPAVRRFAERQIDARVSGPSADVRASARMQLWGRVTHPDGRTVEETATVPEGYRFTALAAVECARRMLAAPPAAGYHTPSTAFGARLLDELTHIP is encoded by the coding sequence ATGCTGCTGATCTACGGGGCCAACGGATTCACCGGCCAGCTGATTGTCGAGGAGTGTGTGCGGCGCGGGCTGCGCCCCATCGTGGCAGGGCGCAACGCCGAGGCCGTGCGCGCCCTGGCGGCGCACCATCAGCTGGAAGCGCGGGTGGCGCCCCTCTCCCGCCACCTCTCCCCCGATCTGCCGCGCCTCACACCGCCGGACCCGCTTCCGCCGCCGCCCAGCGACGAACTGCGCGCCATCCTCGCTGGCGTACACGTGGTGCTGCACTGTGCGGGGCCCTTCTTCCGTACCAGCGGCCCCATGGTGCAGGCCTGCCTCGAAGTGGGCGCGCACTACCTCGACATCACCGGCGAAATCACCGTCTTCGAGGCTTGCCGGCACCAGCACACGGCGGCGCGGCAGCGTGGCGTGGTCATCCTCCCGGGCGTGGGGTTCGATGTGGTCCCCACCGACTGCCTCGCCGCTCGCCTCGCCGCCCAGCTCCCGGGCGCCTCCTTGCTCGAGCTGGCCTTCGCGGGCGGTGGCGGCTTCAGCCGGGGCACCCTCAAAACCATGCTTCTGGGCGGCAGAGACGGCGCCATCCGGCAGGATGGCCGCATCGTGACCGTGCCGCGCGCGTGGCGCACGCAACGCATCCCCTTTCGCGACCGGCCACGCACCGCCATCACCATTCCGTGGGGCGATGTGAGCACCGCGCAGTGGAGCACGAAGATCCCCAACGTGCACACGTACCTCGCGCTCCCGCCCGCCACCCGGCGCCTGCTGCCGCTCATGTCACTGCTGCAGCCGCTGCTCGCCCTTCCCGCCGTGCGCCGGTTCGCCGAGCGGCAGATCGACGCGCGGGTGAGCGGACCGTCGGCGGACGTGCGCGCCAGCGCCCGCATGCAGCTCTGGGGTCGGGTCACCCACCCCGACGGGCGCACCGTCGAAGAAACCGCCACGGTCCCTGAAGGCTACCGGTTCACCGCCCTCGCCGCCGTGGAGTGCGCGCGCCGCATGCTGGCGGCGCCGCCCGCGGCGGGTTATCACACCCCATCCACCGCCTTCGGCGCCCGTCTCCTCGACGAGCTCACGCACATCCCCTAA
- a CDS encoding FecR domain-containing protein, protein MSDSDDLLWLQATRLVTGGLAPEEAARVRAWICATEAGQVILRQAEATWDSAAALATVPPVAWDTAGAMRRFEEARAFEVRSRAAPVPLTATRVSRSRAASLWQAWRRPLATAATLTVFVLGGTSWLRRSSTAATGTTASDALAATAATTPRVVMLADRSQVTLAPGSTVRAAPGFGTTHRQLALEGEASFRVAPGTLPFQVRTRGVVVEDVSTAFVVRGQEADALVAVVEGAVVVGARRDTLRAGNGGVVGGAGLLAPLPPSLFRSVTEGPRGVLVFADEPLAEVAQRVSRWTGYTLEVDRDLGAHRITATFAGESPQTIIDVLATIVGASVDSTSSGWRLRRALR, encoded by the coding sequence ATGTCCGATTCCGACGATTTACTCTGGCTGCAGGCCACCCGATTGGTGACCGGCGGCCTGGCTCCCGAGGAGGCGGCCCGCGTGCGGGCATGGATATGCGCCACGGAGGCGGGCCAGGTGATCCTTCGCCAGGCCGAAGCGACGTGGGACAGTGCTGCCGCGCTCGCGACCGTGCCGCCAGTGGCGTGGGACACGGCGGGTGCGATGCGACGCTTCGAGGAGGCGCGGGCGTTCGAGGTTCGCTCGCGTGCCGCGCCGGTGCCGCTGACGGCCACGCGCGTGTCCCGGAGTCGCGCCGCGTCGCTGTGGCAAGCCTGGCGGAGGCCGTTGGCTACGGCGGCCACGCTGACGGTCTTCGTCCTTGGCGGCACGTCTTGGTTACGGCGTTCTTCGACTGCGGCGACCGGCACCACGGCGTCTGACGCCCTTGCCGCCACGGCCGCGACCACCCCGCGCGTGGTCATGCTTGCTGATCGATCTCAGGTGACGCTCGCCCCCGGCAGCACGGTGCGCGCCGCTCCGGGATTCGGGACGACGCATCGACAACTCGCCCTCGAAGGCGAGGCGTCGTTTCGCGTTGCGCCAGGGACGCTGCCCTTTCAGGTGCGAACGCGAGGCGTCGTCGTGGAGGACGTGAGTACCGCGTTCGTGGTGCGCGGGCAGGAAGCGGATGCACTGGTCGCGGTGGTGGAGGGTGCGGTGGTCGTGGGTGCACGTCGGGATACGCTCCGCGCGGGGAACGGCGGCGTGGTGGGCGGCGCAGGGCTGCTCGCGCCACTGCCCCCCTCGCTGTTCCGCAGTGTGACCGAGGGCCCGCGTGGCGTGCTGGTCTTCGCGGATGAGCCACTCGCCGAGGTGGCGCAGCGTGTGAGCCGGTGGACGGGGTACACGCTCGAGGTGGACCGCGACCTGGGAGCGCACCGGATCACCGCCACCTTTGCGGGCGAATCACCCCAAACCATCATTGACGTGCTGGCGACCATCGTGGGTGCCTCGGTCGACTCGACCAGCAGCGGTTGGAGGCTGCGACGCGCCCTTCGATGA
- a CDS encoding TonB-dependent receptor yields MNVRASLAPALWAASALLAVPGARALAMPAAGDSLRAPLCVAGEWPARAGGWRLRPRPLPEALQIIATRAGWRLSYSSAHVPPVLVSVWCDPFDGLAAVRAVLRGTGLRPLLRDGLLMVAPSPEAPDEGARVAALQQLPLQRVEGLRPTPALPFVGVSAGDGGGRVVLNADSLLAQGTLTLGDALRGQLPGLAGWDRGAGALRVASVRGRGADGGAGVKIFVDGVEAADPSAVLVGDLRSIAEVEWLPGATGAAAYGTDALDGVLAIRTRAVAAADDAPSATPLSMRTSAATAPLQRGSLWSVDGAATGRWQRGWGSRSAGEGPLAPPWRLATGVTTSVQGQEVPVGRARNTVASGAWSTSLHAPAWRGALTVRGATGRQIQVFAPASLPNAATAGRVAPPNEATLDEELVREAHAGVSVGWGSPRAAQALQAAVAYSDREAGAEARRRSLLDSVRVAWRGPVRRWTARYRGELPLWGEGLAMTVLGDAARLVRTAPDSNGALNSLGDSSVTQSLVGGTAMLRGRLASATWSLGMRGEWNDAFGQARRWLWLPSLGMQWALPTVGHFASRVRFAHGRSARAPTPSMSAARSTSRFVQIANPLLEGERQQATELGITGAVGTAASVEVTAFRQRTDGFTQRIATGVIDSTGVERRRELQYRTIGTVDAHGLELSATLRTSWGRWHANSSVVHSRIASLDTGYVGVLSVGGRPLEAPQFTAALAWTMPIAGGALTAGGSIIGPWRSAIGGCVVERDVGCLATTPITIPSSARWHVGYEGPTVAGWRWRVRAENLTNNQRVDGSALLIGPGRAISVELGRW; encoded by the coding sequence ATGAACGTACGCGCGTCGCTGGCGCCAGCACTGTGGGCCGCGAGCGCCCTGCTGGCCGTACCGGGTGCTCGAGCCCTGGCCATGCCCGCGGCGGGCGATTCGCTGCGGGCGCCGTTGTGTGTTGCGGGTGAATGGCCCGCGCGCGCCGGTGGCTGGCGGCTACGTCCTCGACCGCTGCCAGAGGCGCTGCAGATCATTGCGACCCGCGCCGGCTGGCGGTTGTCGTACAGCAGCGCGCACGTGCCGCCGGTACTGGTGTCGGTGTGGTGTGACCCCTTCGACGGCCTGGCGGCGGTACGTGCGGTCCTGCGCGGAACCGGTCTGCGTCCGCTGCTGCGTGACGGTCTGCTCATGGTGGCGCCGTCGCCCGAGGCCCCCGATGAGGGAGCGCGGGTCGCAGCGCTACAACAGCTGCCCCTGCAGCGGGTCGAAGGGTTGCGGCCGACGCCGGCGCTCCCGTTTGTCGGCGTCTCCGCCGGTGACGGCGGCGGGCGTGTGGTGCTCAATGCCGACAGTCTCCTGGCGCAGGGCACCCTGACCCTGGGCGACGCGCTGCGTGGTCAACTCCCCGGTCTCGCGGGGTGGGATCGCGGGGCAGGGGCGCTCCGGGTGGCGAGTGTACGCGGACGTGGTGCCGATGGCGGCGCCGGGGTCAAGATCTTCGTGGACGGGGTCGAAGCCGCCGATCCATCGGCCGTGCTCGTGGGGGACCTGCGCAGCATTGCCGAGGTGGAGTGGCTGCCGGGCGCAACCGGCGCCGCGGCATACGGGACCGATGCGCTCGATGGCGTGTTGGCCATCCGGACGCGGGCCGTTGCCGCAGCCGATGACGCGCCCTCGGCTACGCCGCTGTCGATGCGTACGAGTGCGGCGACCGCACCCCTGCAGCGTGGATCGCTCTGGTCAGTGGACGGCGCGGCTACCGGGCGCTGGCAGCGCGGATGGGGCAGCAGAAGCGCCGGGGAAGGCCCACTGGCGCCCCCGTGGCGCCTGGCGACGGGGGTCACCACGTCGGTGCAAGGGCAAGAGGTGCCGGTGGGGCGAGCGCGCAACACGGTTGCCAGCGGCGCGTGGTCGACGAGTCTTCATGCCCCCGCGTGGCGTGGGGCCCTTACCGTTCGGGGGGCAACCGGGCGTCAGATTCAGGTATTCGCTCCCGCATCGCTCCCCAATGCGGCGACCGCTGGCCGCGTCGCGCCGCCCAACGAGGCGACGCTGGACGAGGAGCTGGTGCGTGAGGCGCATGCCGGTGTGTCGGTGGGGTGGGGATCGCCTCGCGCTGCCCAAGCGCTGCAGGCGGCCGTGGCCTATTCCGATCGCGAAGCGGGTGCGGAGGCGCGGCGACGTTCGCTGCTCGACAGTGTGCGGGTGGCGTGGCGTGGCCCTGTCCGTCGGTGGACGGCGCGCTATCGCGGCGAGCTCCCGCTGTGGGGCGAGGGATTGGCGATGACGGTGTTGGGCGATGCCGCGCGACTGGTGCGTACGGCGCCGGACAGCAACGGGGCCTTGAACTCCCTCGGCGACAGCTCCGTGACCCAGTCACTGGTGGGTGGCACGGCCATGCTCCGCGGGCGCTTGGCGAGCGCCACCTGGTCGCTCGGCATGCGGGGCGAGTGGAACGATGCCTTCGGGCAGGCTCGCCGGTGGCTCTGGCTGCCGTCCCTGGGGATGCAGTGGGCCCTGCCCACCGTCGGGCACTTTGCCTCCCGCGTGCGGTTCGCCCATGGCCGCAGTGCCCGCGCGCCCACGCCGAGCATGAGCGCCGCGCGAAGCACGTCGCGATTCGTGCAAATTGCCAACCCGTTGTTGGAGGGGGAGCGTCAACAGGCGACCGAGCTGGGGATCACGGGGGCCGTCGGCACCGCGGCGTCGGTGGAGGTTACCGCCTTCCGACAACGCACGGATGGGTTCACGCAGCGCATCGCGACGGGCGTCATCGACTCGACGGGGGTGGAGCGGCGGCGGGAGCTGCAGTACCGCACCATCGGCACCGTGGATGCGCATGGCCTGGAGCTGAGCGCGACGCTGCGTACCTCGTGGGGTCGGTGGCATGCCAACAGCAGCGTGGTTCACTCGCGCATTGCGAGTCTGGACACGGGCTACGTCGGCGTTCTGTCCGTTGGTGGGCGTCCACTGGAAGCCCCGCAATTCACCGCCGCGCTCGCGTGGACGATGCCCATCGCCGGTGGCGCGCTCACCGCGGGGGGCAGCATCATCGGTCCCTGGCGGAGCGCCATCGGGGGCTGTGTGGTGGAGCGTGATGTCGGCTGTCTTGCCACTACCCCCATCACCATCCCCTCGTCGGCTCGCTGGCACGTGGGGTACGAGGGGCCCACGGTCGCGGGCTGGCGCTGGCGCGTGCGGGCGGAGAACCTCACCAACAATCAGCGTGTGGACGGCAGCGCGCTGCTGATCGGTCCGGGCCGGGCGATTTCCGTGGAACTCGGGCGCTGGTAG
- a CDS encoding Spy/CpxP family protein refolding chaperone, protein MFMFPMRGRSTVATTGWMPVLVLSLVTACSETSPVSPSASTGTRSGLAGQVAANDSIINLTASATQRDGSTSTPRTPISSDEPGLGLPASLALTPAQQQQLNALRAAHAQQTAADVAAYNAILAQARAARVAGASAATIDSIVATGTAVQKRLETADAALLKNIDALLTPAQRQWLQTCQTTPALSQAQAEQIAALERAFASANAADLAAIESALANITKLRSSGQSSSSIETQVRDILNLVTPARERVRAAQQKLAADIAQIMGTSPCQG, encoded by the coding sequence ATGTTCATGTTTCCGATGCGCGGCCGGTCGACGGTCGCCACCACGGGCTGGATGCCGGTGCTTGTGCTCTCGCTGGTCACGGCCTGCAGCGAGACAAGCCCGGTGTCACCGTCCGCCTCCACCGGCACGCGCAGCGGGCTCGCGGGGCAGGTGGCCGCCAACGACAGCATCATCAACCTCACGGCGTCGGCGACGCAGCGTGATGGCAGCACATCCACACCGCGCACGCCAATCAGCAGTGACGAACCCGGCCTGGGGCTCCCGGCGTCGCTGGCGCTGACCCCGGCGCAACAGCAGCAGCTCAACGCCCTTCGCGCCGCACACGCCCAGCAGACGGCAGCGGACGTGGCGGCGTACAACGCGATTCTTGCACAGGCGCGGGCCGCGCGGGTGGCCGGCGCGTCCGCGGCGACCATCGATTCGATCGTCGCCACGGGCACCGCAGTGCAGAAGCGTCTGGAGACGGCGGACGCGGCACTGCTCAAGAACATCGACGCCCTTCTCACGCCGGCGCAGCGCCAGTGGCTGCAGACATGCCAGACGACCCCCGCGCTCTCGCAGGCGCAAGCGGAGCAGATCGCTGCATTGGAACGGGCGTTCGCGAGCGCGAATGCCGCCGATCTCGCCGCCATCGAGTCGGCGCTGGCCAACATCACGAAGCTGCGCAGTAGCGGACAATCCAGCAGCAGCATCGAGACACAGGTTCGCGACATCCTCAACCTGGTGACGCCGGCGCGTGAGCGGGTGCGGGCGGCGCAGCAGAAGCTGGCCGCCGACATCGCGCAAATCATGGGCACGTCGCCCTGCCAGGGCTAA
- the mog gene encoding molybdopterin adenylyltransferase, whose amino-acid sequence MLSLGIVTISDRASTGVYDDRSGPAIRDVFARWVATPVHEVYKLVPDDQAVIEATLRELADETRCHLVVTTGGTGPAPRDVTPEATLAVCERVLPGFGEQMRAESLKSVPTAILSRQLAGTRGGSLIINLPGKPAAIEECLRAVWGAIPYCIELLGGPRLAFTAEAPRHHRPS is encoded by the coding sequence ATGCTTTCCCTCGGTATCGTCACCATCAGTGACCGCGCCTCCACGGGCGTATACGATGATCGCTCCGGCCCCGCCATCCGGGACGTGTTCGCGCGGTGGGTGGCCACGCCGGTTCACGAGGTGTACAAGCTGGTGCCCGACGACCAGGCGGTCATCGAGGCGACGCTGCGCGAGCTGGCCGACGAGACGCGGTGCCATCTCGTCGTAACCACCGGCGGCACCGGGCCGGCGCCGCGCGATGTGACCCCCGAGGCCACGCTGGCCGTGTGTGAGCGGGTGCTGCCGGGGTTTGGCGAGCAGATGCGCGCCGAAAGCCTCAAGTCGGTGCCCACCGCCATTCTGTCGCGGCAGCTGGCGGGCACCCGCGGTGGCTCCCTCATCATCAACCTGCCGGGGAAGCCGGCGGCGATCGAGGAGTGCCTGCGCGCCGTCTGGGGCGCCATCCCGTACTGCATCGAACTGTTGGGCGGACCGCGGCTGGCGTTCACCGCCGAGGCGCCGCGCCATCATCGTCCGTCCTGA
- a CDS encoding methylated-DNA--[protein]-cysteine S-methyltransferase — MSKPFSPALVARMRQLAAFIEAHASERLPLARLAGEVHMSPHHLQRTFRAVMGVSPHQYQAARRLSQFKEALRTGQAVLAATYAAGYGSSSRVYEQVTGGLGMTPSAYRAGGAGESIVYAVRETGFGALLMAATARGVCQVEFGDDGDGLVARLHDHYPRATIEAAVESAREPLDAWMEALAAHVEGDGPCPQLPLDVRGTAFQIKVWRFLLSVPAGSVVSYGEVAAGIGHPEAVRAVGTACGANRLAVLIPCHRALRADGSLGGYRWGLKRKRALLDRERAAG; from the coding sequence ATGAGCAAGCCCTTTTCTCCCGCGCTGGTGGCACGCATGCGGCAGCTGGCCGCGTTCATCGAGGCGCACGCCAGTGAACGGCTCCCGCTGGCGCGACTGGCCGGCGAAGTCCACATGAGTCCGCATCACCTGCAGCGAACCTTTCGCGCGGTGATGGGGGTCAGTCCTCATCAGTACCAGGCCGCGCGCCGGTTGTCGCAGTTCAAGGAGGCGCTGCGCACCGGGCAAGCCGTGCTGGCGGCGACGTATGCCGCCGGCTACGGCTCTTCGAGCCGCGTGTACGAGCAGGTGACCGGTGGTCTGGGCATGACCCCGTCGGCCTATCGGGCCGGCGGCGCCGGCGAGTCGATCGTGTACGCGGTGCGCGAGACGGGCTTCGGCGCGCTGCTCATGGCGGCCACGGCGCGTGGCGTGTGCCAGGTGGAGTTCGGCGACGATGGTGACGGATTGGTGGCGCGGCTGCACGACCACTATCCGCGCGCCACGATCGAGGCGGCGGTGGAGTCGGCGCGCGAACCGCTCGATGCGTGGATGGAGGCGCTGGCCGCGCACGTGGAGGGGGACGGCCCCTGTCCGCAGCTGCCGCTCGACGTGCGGGGCACGGCGTTTCAGATCAAGGTGTGGCGCTTCCTGTTGAGCGTCCCCGCCGGCTCGGTGGTGAGCTACGGCGAGGTGGCCGCGGGGATTGGCCACCCTGAGGCGGTGCGGGCGGTGGGGACGGCGTGCGGCGCGAACCGGCTGGCGGTGCTCATTCCCTGTCATCGTGCGCTCCGGGCCGACGGCAGTCTCGGGGGGTATCGCTGGGGGCTGAAGCGCAAGCGGGCGCTGCTCGACAGGGAGCGCGCGGCGGGCTAA
- a CDS encoding phosphoglycerate mutase family protein yields the protein MMPHQVTAQPSLVMLVRHGEKQPAPADDPSLSEAGVARAQALDKALALTTPGTIVVSPRKRTVETAAVVRQRVGVTPTVIPLDAQHVQHVAAAVMKASGVVLVVGHSNTIPAIVNALAGTTLPDLCDASYATLFVVTPARDGGKAQVVKSMYGTPDTVGADQCAGMVPK from the coding sequence ATGATGCCGCATCAGGTTACCGCCCAGCCCTCGCTCGTGATGCTCGTGCGGCACGGCGAAAAGCAGCCGGCGCCGGCCGACGACCCCTCGTTGAGCGAGGCGGGGGTGGCCCGGGCGCAGGCGCTGGACAAGGCGCTCGCCCTCACGACCCCCGGCACGATCGTGGTGAGCCCGCGCAAGCGCACCGTGGAAACGGCGGCGGTGGTGCGACAGCGAGTTGGGGTGACCCCCACGGTGATTCCGCTGGATGCACAGCACGTGCAGCACGTGGCGGCGGCGGTGATGAAGGCCAGCGGGGTGGTGCTGGTGGTGGGACACTCCAACACCATTCCGGCGATCGTGAATGCGCTGGCCGGCACCACCCTGCCGGACCTCTGCGACGCGAGCTACGCGACCCTGTTCGTTGTGACGCCGGCGCGCGACGGTGGCAAGGCGCAGGTGGTGAAGTCGATGTACGGGACCCCCGACACGGTGGGTGCCGACCAGTGCGCGGGGATGGTGCCGAAGTAA